One window from the genome of Procambarus clarkii isolate CNS0578487 chromosome 90, FALCON_Pclarkii_2.0, whole genome shotgun sequence encodes:
- the LOC123746576 gene encoding adhesive plaque matrix protein-like codes for MMSSSLFVVVLGVVAAVGADPSYPQPAPCYPKTQYVTQYQTQVQQVPVYTTVYKTQVVPTTLYQTQYQTQYVTKYETQYVPQYVTETVYKTQVQYQTQYVTKYQTQYQTQYVTKTEYVPQYITQTQYQTQYVTQTQYQTVYKTEYVPQYVTKTLVQYQTQYQTQVVPEYHTVTKTQQTYKTVCPKPSYGYSY; via the exons ATGATGTCATCAagtttgtttgtggtggtgttgggtgtggtggcagcggtgggggcTGACCCCAGCTACCCCCAACCCGCCCCCTGCTACCCCAAGACCCAGTACGTCACCCAGTACCAGACGCAGGTCCAGCAG GTTCCTGTGTATACGACTGTGTACAAGACCCAGGTCGtccccaccaccctctaccaGACCCAGTACCAGACCCAGTACGTGACCAAGTACGAGACCCAGTACGTTCCCCAGTACGTCACCGAGACCGTCTACAAGACCCAAGTCCAGTACCAGACCCAGTACGTAACCAAATACCAGACCCAGTACCAGACCCAATACGTCACCAAGACCGAGTATGTCCCCCAGTACATCACTCAGACCCAATACCAAACCCAGTACGTTACACAGACCCAGTACCAGACCGTGTACAAGACCGAATACGTCCCCCAGTACGTCACCAAGACCCTGGTACAGTACCAGACCCAGTACCAGACCCAAGTGGTCCCAGAGTACCACACGGTCACCAAGACCCAGCAGACCTACAAGACGGTCTGCCCCAAGCCCTCCTACGGCTACAGCTACTGA
- the LOC123746575 gene encoding adhesive plaque matrix protein-like has protein sequence MMSSSLFVVVLGVVAAVGADPSYPQPAPCYPKTQYVTQYQTQVQQVPVYTTVYKTQVVPTTLYQTQYQTQYVTKYQTQYVPQYVTETVYKTQVQYQTQYVTKYQTQYQTQYVTKTEYVPQYITQTQYQTQYVTQTQYQTVYKTEYVPQYVTKTLVQYQTQYQTQVVPEYHTVTKTQQTYKTVCPKPSYGYSY, from the exons ATGATGTCATCAagtttgtttgtggtggtgttgggtgtggtggcagcggtgggggcTGACCCCAGCTACCCCCAACCCGCCCCCTGCTACCCCAAGACCCAGTACGTCACCCAGTACCAGACGCAGGTCCAGCAG GTTCCTGTGTATACGACTGTGTACAAGACCCAGGTCGtccccaccaccctctaccaGACCCAGTACCAGACCCAGTACGTGACCAAGTACCAGACCCAGTACGTTCCCCAGTACGTCACCGAGACCGTCTACAAGACCCAAGTCCAGTACCAGACCCAGTACGTAACCAAATACCAGACCCAGTACCAGACCCAATACGTCACCAAGACCGAGTATGTCCCCCAGTACATCACTCAGACCCAATACCAAACCCAGTACGTTACACAGACCCAGTACCAGACCGTGTACAAGACCGAATACGTCCCCCAGTACGTCACCAAGACCCTGGTACAGTACCAGACCCAGTACCAGACCCAAGTGGTCCCAGAGTACCACACGGTCACCAAGACCCAGCAGACCTACAAGACGGTCTGCCCCAAGCCCTCCTACGGCTACAGCTACTGA
- the LOC123746577 gene encoding adhesive plaque matrix protein-like, which translates to MMSSSLFVVVLGVVAAVGADPSYPQPAPCYPKTQYVTQYQTQVQQVPVYTTVYKTQVVPTTHYQTQYQTQYVTKYQTQYVPQYVTETVYKTQVQYQTQYVTKYQTQYQTQYVTKTEYVPQYITQTQYQTQYVTQTQYQTVYKTEYVPQYVTKTLVQYQTQYQTQVVPEYHTVTKTQQTYKTVCPKPSYGYSY; encoded by the exons ATGATGTCATCAagtttgtttgtggtggtgttgggtgtggtggcagcggtgggggcTGACCCCAGCTACCCCCAACCCGCCCCCTGCTACCCCAAGACCCAGTACGTCACCCAGTACCAGACGCAGGTCCAGCAG GTTCCTGTGTATACGACTGTGTACAAGACCCAGGTCgtccccaccacacactaccagaccCAGTACCAGACCCAGTACGTGACCAAGTACCAGACCCAGTACGTTCCCCAGTACGTCACCGAGACCGTCTACAAGACCCAAGTCCAGTACCAGACCCAGTACGTAACCAAATACCAGACCCAGTACCAGACCCAATACGTCACCAAGACCGAGTATGTCCCCCAGTACATCACTCAGACCCAATACCAAACCCAGTACGTTACACAGACCCAGTACCAGACCGTGTACAAGACCGAATACGTCCCCCAGTACGTCACCAAGACCCTGGTACAGTACCAGACCCAGTACCAGACCCAAGTGGTCCCAGAGTACCACACGGTCACCAAGACCCAGCAGACCTACAAGACGGTCTGCCCCAAGCCCTCCTACGGCTACAGCTACTGA
- the LOC123746579 gene encoding adhesive plaque matrix protein-like — protein MMSSSLFVVVLGVVAAVGADPSYPQPAPCYPKTQYVTQYQTQVQQVPVYTTVYKTQVVPTTLYQTQYQTQYVTKYQTQYVPQYVTETVYKTQVQYQTQYVTKYQTQYQTQYVTKTEYVPQYITQTQYQTQYVTQTQYQTVYKTEYVPQYVTKTLVQYQTQYQTQVVPEYHTVTKTQQTYKTVCPKPSYGYSY, from the exons ATGATGTCATCAagtttgtttgtggtggtgttgggtgtggtggcagcggtgggggcTGACCCCAGCTACCCCCAACCCGCCCCCTGCTACCCCAAGACCCAGTACGTCACCCAGTACCAGACGCAGGTCCAGCAG GTTCCTGTGTATACGACTGTGTACAAGACCCAGGTCGTCCCCACCACCCTCTATCAGACCCAGTACCAGACCCAGTACGTGACCAAGTACCAGACCCAGTACGTTCCCCAGTACGTCACTGAGACCGTCTACAAGACCCAAGTCCAGTACCAGACCCAGTACGTAACCAAATACCAGACCCAGTACCAGACCCAATACGTCACCAAGACCGAGTATGTCCCCCAGTACATCACTCAGACCCAATACCAAACCCAGTACGTTACACAGACCCAGTACCAGACCGTGTACAAGACCGAATACGTCCCCCAGTACGTCACCAAGACCCTGGTACAGTACCAGACCCAGTACCAGACCCAAGTGGTCCCAGAGTACCACACGGTCACCAAGACCCAGCAGACCTACAAGACGGTCTGCCCCAAGCCCTCCTACGGCTACAGCTACTGA
- the LOC123746574 gene encoding adhesive plaque matrix protein-like produces MMSSSLFVVVLGVVAAVGADPSYPQSAPCYPKTQYVTQYQTQVQQVPVYTTVYKTQVVPTTHYQTQYQTQYVTKYQTQYVPQYVTETVYKTQVQYQTQYVTKYQTQYQTQYVTKTEYVPQYITQTQYQTQYVTQTQYQTVYKTEYVPQYVTKTLVQYQTQYQTQVVPEYHTVTKTQQTYKTVCPKPSYGYSY; encoded by the exons ATGATGTCATCAagtttgtttgtggtggtgttgggtgtggtggcagcggtgggggcTGACCCCAGCTACCCCCAATCCGCCCCCTGCTACCCCAAGACCCAGTACGTCACCCAGTACCAGACGCAGGTCCAGCAG GTTCCTGTGTATACGACTGTGTACAAGACCCAGGTCgtccccaccacacactaccagaccCAGTACCAGACCCAGTACGTGACCAAGTACCAGACCCAGTACGTTCCCCAGTACGTCACCGAGACCGTCTACAAGACCCAAGTCCAATACCAGACCCAGTACGTAACCAAATACCAGACCCAGTACCAGACCCAATACGTCACCAAGACCGAGTATGTCCCCCAGTACATCACTCAGACCCAATACCAAACCCAGTACGTTACACAGACCCAGTACCAGACCGTGTACAAGACCGAATACGTCCCCCAGTACGTCACCAAGACCCTGGTACAGTACCAGACCCAGTACCAGACCCAAGTGGTCCCAGAGTACCACACGGTCACCAAGACCCAGCAGACCTACAAGACGGTCTGTCCCAAGCCCTCCTACGGCTACAGCTACTGA